The proteins below are encoded in one region of Amycolatopsis magusensis:
- the holA gene encoding DNA polymerase III subunit delta, with protein sequence MPVTDAAALHLVLGEEELLIERAIRAALESARSADPTADLTRLKVSELTAPVLAELVSPSLFSEGRVIAIDGAQDASQEIGDAILSYVKDPADGVVLVIVHTGGGRTKAGKALPAALRKAGAQVVECPKITKPAEREAFVRNEVRQAGGKIDAAGVMALLDSVGSDLRELSSAATQLVADSGGKVDEQAVRRYHRGRADVTGFAVAEKAVSGDRAAALESVRWAMQIGVPHVLVADALADAVRTIARVAGAGRGNPNSMAGELGMPPWKIRKAQGQVRGWGADGLADAMRIVAKLNAEVKGAAADPDYALERAVLEIAAAKDRR encoded by the coding sequence GTGCCCGTGACCGACGCAGCCGCTCTCCACCTCGTGCTCGGTGAGGAAGAACTGCTCATCGAACGGGCGATTCGAGCCGCCCTCGAGTCCGCCCGCAGCGCCGACCCGACGGCGGATCTGACCCGGCTGAAGGTGTCCGAACTCACAGCTCCGGTGCTCGCCGAGTTGGTCAGCCCGTCGCTGTTCAGCGAGGGCCGGGTGATCGCGATCGACGGGGCGCAGGACGCGTCACAGGAGATCGGTGACGCGATCCTGTCCTACGTCAAGGATCCCGCCGACGGCGTCGTGCTGGTGATCGTGCACACCGGCGGTGGCCGGACGAAGGCGGGCAAGGCGCTGCCCGCGGCGCTGCGCAAGGCTGGGGCGCAGGTGGTCGAATGCCCGAAGATCACCAAGCCCGCCGAGCGGGAAGCGTTCGTGCGCAACGAGGTCCGGCAGGCGGGCGGCAAGATCGACGCGGCTGGCGTGATGGCGCTGCTCGACTCGGTCGGGTCGGACCTGCGGGAGTTGTCCTCGGCCGCGACGCAGCTGGTGGCCGACTCGGGTGGCAAGGTCGACGAGCAGGCCGTGCGGCGTTATCACCGCGGCCGGGCCGATGTGACCGGGTTCGCGGTGGCGGAGAAGGCGGTCTCGGGGGACCGGGCCGCGGCGCTGGAGTCGGTGCGGTGGGCGATGCAGATCGGGGTGCCGCACGTGCTGGTCGCGGACGCGCTGGCGGACGCGGTGCGGACGATCGCGCGGGTGGCGGGCGCGGGGCGGGGGAACCCGAACTCGATGGCGGGGGAACTGGGGATGCCGCCGTGGAAGATCCGGAAGGCGCAGGGACAGGTGCGGGGCTGGGGCGCGGACGGCCTGGCCGACGCGATGCGGATCGTCGCGAAGCTGAACGCCGAGGTGAAGGGCGCCGCGGCGGATCCGGACTACGCGCTGGAGCGGGCCGTGCTGGAGATCGCGGCGGCGAAGGATCGTCGCTGA
- the thrC gene encoding threonine synthase encodes MTATLRTTKRTLDLGPAVELVSKEEGHRQPLAPEFVSAEDFSPLEVAYDFGRVRREDIEKGPRNIWRYKSLLPVPSNVEEIPNTEPGCTRLVRADRLAKALGLKRVWVKDDTGNPTHSFKDRVVAVALAAAREFGFEVLACPSTGNLANAVAAAAARAGWESVVLVPKTLERAKILTTAVYDGALIAVDGNYDDVNRLATQLAAENENWAFVNVNVRPYYSEGSKTLAFEVAEQLGWRRPQQIVVPIASGSQLTKVDKGFRELGELGLVEQSPYKIFGAQATGCSPVSAAFRAGHDVVQPVKPDTIARSLAIGNPADGPYVLDVVNRTGGSIEDVSDEEVVEGIRLLARTEGIFTETAGGVTVATAKKLVEAGKLNPDEETVLLITGDGLKTLDAIEDKVGPRATVPANADAVRAALAK; translated from the coding sequence ATGACTGCCACCCTCCGCACGACCAAGCGCACCCTGGACCTCGGCCCGGCCGTCGAACTGGTGTCGAAGGAAGAGGGCCACCGCCAGCCGCTGGCGCCCGAGTTCGTCTCCGCCGAGGACTTCTCCCCGCTCGAGGTCGCCTACGACTTCGGCCGCGTGCGCCGTGAGGACATCGAAAAGGGCCCGCGCAACATCTGGCGCTACAAGAGCTTGCTGCCGGTGCCGTCGAACGTCGAGGAGATCCCGAACACCGAGCCCGGCTGTACCCGGCTGGTGCGTGCCGACCGGCTCGCGAAAGCCTTGGGGCTCAAGCGAGTCTGGGTCAAGGACGACACCGGCAACCCCACCCACTCGTTCAAGGACCGCGTGGTCGCGGTGGCGCTGGCCGCCGCCCGCGAGTTCGGCTTCGAGGTGCTCGCCTGCCCGTCCACCGGCAACCTGGCGAACGCGGTGGCCGCCGCGGCGGCTCGCGCCGGCTGGGAGTCGGTGGTGCTGGTCCCGAAGACGCTCGAGCGCGCCAAGATCCTGACCACCGCGGTGTACGACGGCGCGCTGATCGCCGTCGACGGCAACTACGACGACGTCAACCGCCTGGCCACGCAACTGGCCGCGGAGAACGAGAACTGGGCGTTCGTCAACGTCAACGTGCGGCCGTACTACTCCGAGGGTTCGAAGACGCTGGCGTTCGAGGTGGCCGAGCAGCTGGGCTGGCGGCGGCCGCAGCAGATCGTCGTGCCGATCGCCTCCGGTTCGCAGTTGACCAAGGTGGACAAGGGTTTCCGCGAGCTGGGTGAGCTCGGGCTCGTCGAGCAGTCGCCGTACAAGATCTTCGGCGCGCAGGCCACCGGCTGCTCGCCGGTGTCGGCCGCGTTCCGCGCCGGGCACGACGTGGTGCAGCCGGTCAAGCCGGACACCATCGCCCGCTCGCTGGCCATCGGCAACCCGGCGGACGGCCCGTACGTGCTGGACGTGGTCAACCGCACCGGCGGCTCGATCGAGGACGTCAGCGACGAAGAGGTCGTCGAGGGCATCCGGCTGCTGGCGCGCACCGAGGGCATCTTCACCGAGACCGCCGGCGGCGTGACCGTGGCTACCGCGAAGAAGCTCGTCGAAGCCGGAAAGCTGAACCCGGACGAGGAAACCGTCCTCCTGATCACCGGCGACGGCCTCAAGACGCTCGACGCGATCGAGGACAAGGTCGGCCCGCGCGCCACCGTCCCCGCCAACGCCGACGCCGTCCGCGCCGCCCTGGCGAAGTAA
- the rpsT gene encoding 30S ribosomal protein S20, with amino-acid sequence MANIKSQMKRIKTNEKARQRNQAIRSSVKTAIRKFREAADSGDKAKAAEAQRDAARKLDKAATKGVVHANQAANKKSAMARRVNAL; translated from the coding sequence ATGGCCAACATCAAGTCGCAGATGAAGCGCATCAAGACCAACGAGAAGGCGCGTCAGCGCAACCAGGCGATCCGGTCCTCGGTGAAGACCGCGATCCGCAAGTTCCGCGAGGCGGCGGACTCCGGTGACAAGGCCAAGGCCGCCGAGGCCCAGCGCGACGCCGCTCGCAAGCTGGACAAGGCCGCCACCAAGGGCGTGGTGCACGCCAACCAGGCCGCCAACAAGAAGTCGGCGATGGCCCGGCGCGTCAACGCGCTCTGA
- a CDS encoding metalloregulator ArsR/SmtB family transcription factor: MSDEVFLALASPARRRLLELLADGPRTAGDLAAQFEMSRPSVAEHLKILRQASLVRDEPVGRQRFYHLEPAPLARVGDWLHPFERFWRERLRTMADLLENEEEDR; encoded by the coding sequence ATGTCCGACGAAGTGTTCCTGGCGCTGGCCAGTCCGGCCCGGCGGCGGCTGCTGGAGTTGCTCGCCGACGGGCCCCGGACGGCCGGCGATCTGGCGGCGCAGTTCGAGATGAGCCGTCCGTCCGTGGCCGAGCACCTGAAGATCCTTCGCCAGGCATCGCTCGTCCGCGACGAGCCGGTGGGGCGCCAGCGCTTCTACCACCTGGAGCCGGCGCCGCTGGCGCGGGTCGGCGACTGGCTGCACCCGTTCGAGCGGTTCTGGCGCGAGCGCCTGCGCACCATGGCCGACCTACTGGAGAACGAGGAAGAGGACCGATGA
- a CDS encoding ComEC/Rec2 family competence protein produces MTVAADLAVNPAPTAHDLRLVPAALTVWLGTLGGLLIGWWVTVAVGTGVAAAAAVAFVVIRRRAVNSERIRALLLALLGFGAVLAVVVTPRLHNAQEDPIRPSADRGVHAVLRVTVTERPRPIRSAGYAGRAGGTSAVVIPADVAEAKVEGRMVRSNGRVVLIAALDGWSSLLPGQQVTASGSLDPGRPAELTVAALQVRGSPQATTEAPWWQQAAASMRAGLRKASGVLDEEPAGLLPGLAVGDTTGMSRRVEDEFRDAGLSHLTAVSGTNVTIVCGAVLLLLRLLRLGPVVSATGAGLALAGYLIITGPEPSVLRAGVMGAVGLLALALGRRGTALPALAAAVAGLVLYDPAMAASFGFALSVVATAGLVLLAPRWAAALARRGMPSGLAEWLAVPVAAFAVTAPIVAGMAGELSLVAVVANLLAAPVVAPATILGVLATVLGPVWHAGAEFLVRLAGPEASWLILVAREASAVPGAVLGWPSGWWGGLLAALVVGVLVVAGRFARVRLVIAAGLVVVLLVAVPARVIAPPWPPPGWAVVACDVGQGDAIVLATAEPGRAVVVDTGPEPGPVDRCLDRLGVDRVPLLVLSHLHADHVGGLESVFEGRTVGAVAVGAGRAPRWAWDKVAEVTGTHGVPLVELPLGQRLDWPGLSLDVLGPRYVTTRAAAEKDGTLINNSSLVLRGHTSAGRVLLTGDVELAAQADLLAAKEDLRADILKVPHHGSRYSLPDFLAAVNPRIAVVSVGGGNSYGHPHQSTVDNLGKGGALLTRTDTDGDTAIFPLDDNPAILRRGR; encoded by the coding sequence ATGACCGTCGCCGCCGACCTGGCGGTGAACCCGGCGCCGACCGCGCACGACCTCCGGCTGGTGCCGGCCGCGCTCACCGTCTGGCTCGGCACGCTCGGCGGCCTGCTGATCGGCTGGTGGGTGACGGTCGCGGTCGGCACCGGAGTCGCGGCCGCGGCTGCCGTCGCCTTCGTGGTGATCCGTCGCCGAGCGGTGAACAGTGAGCGAATACGCGCGCTTTTGCTGGCATTACTGGGTTTTGGCGCGGTGCTCGCCGTGGTGGTGACGCCGCGGCTGCACAACGCGCAGGAGGATCCGATTCGCCCGTCGGCGGATCGGGGGGTGCATGCGGTGCTCCGGGTGACGGTCACCGAACGACCAAGGCCGATCCGTTCGGCCGGATACGCAGGAAGGGCAGGTGGTACGAGTGCGGTGGTGATCCCGGCGGACGTCGCCGAGGCGAAGGTCGAGGGCCGGATGGTGCGGTCGAACGGCCGGGTGGTGTTGATCGCGGCGTTGGACGGCTGGTCCAGCCTGTTGCCAGGGCAGCAGGTGACTGCCTCGGGTTCCCTGGACCCGGGACGACCGGCCGAGCTGACGGTGGCGGCCCTCCAGGTACGAGGGTCACCGCAGGCGACCACCGAGGCACCGTGGTGGCAACAGGCGGCGGCGTCGATGCGAGCCGGGCTGCGTAAGGCGTCTGGTGTGCTCGACGAGGAGCCCGCCGGGTTGCTGCCGGGGCTGGCCGTCGGCGACACGACCGGCATGTCCAGACGGGTCGAAGACGAGTTCCGCGACGCGGGTCTGTCTCACCTGACCGCCGTCAGTGGCACCAACGTCACCATCGTCTGTGGCGCGGTGTTGTTGCTGCTCCGCCTGTTGCGGCTCGGGCCGGTGGTGTCGGCGACGGGCGCGGGCCTGGCGCTCGCCGGGTACCTGATCATCACCGGACCGGAGCCGAGTGTGCTGCGAGCCGGGGTGATGGGTGCCGTGGGGCTGCTGGCGTTGGCCTTGGGGCGGCGTGGCACCGCGCTTCCGGCGCTGGCGGCGGCTGTCGCCGGTCTGGTGCTGTACGACCCGGCGATGGCAGCCAGCTTCGGTTTCGCGTTGTCCGTGGTGGCCACGGCGGGACTGGTGCTGCTGGCACCGCGCTGGGCCGCGGCGCTCGCCCGGCGGGGCATGCCGTCCGGGTTGGCGGAGTGGCTGGCGGTGCCGGTGGCGGCCTTCGCGGTGACCGCGCCGATCGTCGCGGGTATGGCGGGCGAGCTGAGCCTGGTGGCGGTGGTCGCGAACCTGCTGGCCGCGCCGGTGGTCGCTCCGGCGACCATCCTCGGAGTGCTGGCGACGGTGCTCGGGCCGGTGTGGCACGCCGGGGCTGAGTTCCTGGTGCGGCTGGCCGGGCCGGAGGCGAGCTGGCTGATCTTGGTCGCCCGGGAAGCGTCAGCGGTACCGGGAGCCGTGCTGGGCTGGCCGTCGGGCTGGTGGGGCGGGCTGCTGGCCGCGCTGGTGGTCGGCGTGCTCGTGGTGGCCGGACGATTCGCCAGGGTGCGGCTGGTGATCGCGGCCGGACTGGTGGTCGTCCTGCTGGTGGCGGTGCCGGCACGGGTGATCGCGCCGCCGTGGCCTCCGCCGGGCTGGGCGGTGGTGGCCTGCGACGTCGGCCAGGGTGACGCCATCGTGCTGGCCACCGCCGAGCCCGGACGAGCCGTCGTCGTGGACACCGGACCGGAGCCGGGGCCGGTGGACCGCTGTCTCGACCGGCTCGGGGTGGATCGGGTGCCGTTGCTGGTGCTGAGCCACCTGCACGCGGACCACGTGGGCGGCCTGGAGTCGGTGTTCGAGGGCAGGACCGTCGGCGCGGTGGCGGTGGGCGCCGGGCGGGCGCCGCGATGGGCCTGGGACAAGGTCGCGGAGGTGACCGGGACGCACGGGGTGCCGTTGGTGGAACTGCCGCTCGGGCAACGGCTCGACTGGCCGGGGCTGAGCCTCGACGTGCTCGGGCCGCGCTACGTCACCACCCGCGCCGCCGCGGAGAAGGACGGGACGTTGATCAACAACAGCTCGCTGGTGCTCCGAGGCCACACCAGCGCGGGACGAGTACTGCTGACCGGGGACGTGGAACTGGCCGCACAGGCGGACCTGCTGGCAGCGAAGGAGGATCTCCGAGCCGACATCCTGAAGGTCCCGCACCACGGCTCGCGGTACTCGCTGCCGGACTTCCTGGCCGCCGTCAACCCGCGAATCGCCGTGGTCAGCGTGGGCGGCGGAAACTCCTACGGCCACCCACACCAATCCACAGTGGACAACCTCGGCAAGGGCGGCGCCCTGCTCACCCGTACCGACACCGACGGCGACACCGCCATCTTTCCCCTCGACGACAACCCCGCCATCCTTCGCCGCGGTCGCTGA
- a CDS encoding ComEA family DNA-binding protein — protein sequence MFERLQTLISPGAPSSEEHKPDVAELAARVERDRTRRLVTRWLPGVRGGNPVKRRATIAFAIAGVLTVVITTVLLLGGGPEPERAPPLPVARAAPVSSAPPSATSELVVSVIGKVVKPGLITLPAGARVADAVRAAGGILPETDLATVNLARRLTDGEQLDVGAPPQAPGPAPTSPGAGPAVKVDLNTASLTQLDDLPGVGEVTAKRILDWRDQHGRFTAVEQLREIEGIGETRFTRLRDQVTVQ from the coding sequence GTGTTCGAGCGACTTCAAACCCTCATCTCTCCCGGAGCCCCATCCTCCGAGGAGCACAAACCCGACGTCGCCGAATTGGCGGCCCGGGTCGAGCGCGACCGCACGCGCAGGCTGGTCACCCGCTGGCTGCCCGGAGTGCGCGGCGGCAACCCGGTAAAGCGACGTGCCACGATCGCGTTCGCCATCGCCGGTGTGCTCACGGTCGTGATCACCACGGTCCTGCTGCTCGGCGGCGGGCCCGAGCCGGAGCGCGCCCCGCCGCTTCCGGTCGCTCGCGCCGCGCCCGTGTCCAGCGCACCGCCGAGCGCCACCAGCGAGCTGGTGGTGAGCGTGATCGGCAAGGTCGTCAAGCCTGGCCTGATCACGTTGCCCGCCGGTGCCCGTGTCGCGGACGCGGTCCGGGCCGCCGGCGGAATTCTGCCCGAGACCGATCTCGCCACCGTGAACCTGGCCCGCCGCCTCACCGACGGCGAGCAACTCGATGTGGGCGCTCCACCACAGGCCCCAGGTCCGGCGCCGACTTCCCCCGGCGCCGGGCCGGCGGTCAAGGTGGACCTCAACACCGCAAGCCTGACCCAGCTCGACGATCTACCGGGCGTCGGTGAAGTGACCGCGAAACGCATTCTCGACTGGCGCGACCAGCACGGCCGCTTCACCGCGGTCGAGCAACTCCGTGAAATAGAAGGGATCGGCGAAACCCGGTTCACGCGATTGCGTGACCAGGTGACCGTGCAATGA
- a CDS encoding DUF6346 domain-containing protein, which produces MTNPTRRLVKALAWCLALVLGLLVWSTVARVTYGGPPEADRLGSATSTTCTEHGPVGLRGFGTSYTCQAEVRWSDGETEVAEFPAGQLRPGKRDVPVYLDTAESGRAETTLGRNDTAKYSAVRLPAVLGLGFLVVVLALGAGIAVYRVFRPDEAEQAKRGEWPVSRAEVKAVRIPRLQLLAGWFVFAVAYTVLATIPRYDAPRGEGTFTSPWPQIERALLVDPPATGVVIIGLILAVLVWVIHSTVRADAARVRRYGPAFLARDQRKKPERPKRGAADLGFGLVLLAVALWGTIRVFTSGIADAPLTVWLASARDAVLFACLGALWLGTGETAHQRIARLLAEHQERSGSGGTAGGAATS; this is translated from the coding sequence GTGACGAACCCCACGCGCCGGCTGGTCAAGGCGCTCGCCTGGTGTCTCGCGCTGGTACTCGGCCTGCTGGTCTGGAGCACGGTCGCCCGGGTGACCTACGGCGGTCCGCCCGAGGCCGACCGGCTTGGCTCGGCCACGTCGACGACCTGCACCGAACACGGCCCGGTCGGGCTTCGCGGCTTCGGCACCAGCTACACCTGCCAGGCGGAGGTGCGCTGGTCGGACGGGGAAACCGAGGTCGCGGAGTTCCCGGCGGGCCAGCTGCGGCCCGGCAAGCGGGACGTGCCGGTCTACCTCGACACCGCGGAGTCCGGGCGCGCCGAAACCACGCTCGGCCGCAACGACACGGCGAAGTACTCGGCGGTGCGGTTGCCCGCGGTGCTCGGGCTCGGCTTCCTGGTCGTGGTGCTCGCGCTGGGTGCCGGGATCGCGGTCTACCGCGTGTTCCGGCCGGACGAAGCGGAGCAGGCCAAGCGCGGGGAGTGGCCGGTCAGCCGGGCCGAGGTGAAGGCGGTCCGGATACCCCGGCTCCAGCTGCTCGCGGGCTGGTTCGTGTTCGCCGTGGCCTACACCGTGCTGGCCACCATCCCGCGGTACGACGCCCCCAGGGGCGAGGGCACCTTCACCTCACCATGGCCGCAGATCGAGCGGGCGCTGCTGGTCGACCCGCCCGCCACCGGCGTGGTGATCATCGGCCTGATCCTCGCGGTGCTGGTCTGGGTGATCCACTCGACTGTCCGGGCCGACGCCGCGCGCGTGCGCCGGTACGGCCCGGCATTCCTGGCCCGTGACCAGCGGAAGAAGCCCGAACGGCCGAAGCGGGGTGCCGCCGATCTGGGGTTCGGCCTGGTCTTGCTGGCGGTCGCGCTGTGGGGCACCATCCGGGTCTTCACGAGCGGTATCGCCGATGCGCCGCTGACGGTCTGGCTGGCTTCGGCACGCGACGCCGTGCTGTTCGCCTGCCTGGGCGCGCTCTGGCTGGGCACGGGCGAGACCGCGCACCAGCGGATCGCGCGCCTGCTCGCCGAGCACCAGGAGCGGTCGGGATCGGGCGGAACCGCGGGAGGTGCCGCCACGTCGTAG
- a CDS encoding VOC family protein — protein sequence MEVLSSRVLLMPKDLEVSTAFYRDTLGLAIYREIPVGTIFFLGGGFLELVGRGETGPTPDIAFWLQVRDLRATLAELAAKGVEPVREAKREPWGLDEAWIADPDGTRIVLVEVPAGHPLRTDVRDHSKD from the coding sequence ATGGAAGTTCTGAGCAGCCGCGTCCTGCTGATGCCGAAGGACCTCGAGGTCTCCACCGCCTTCTACCGCGACACCCTCGGCCTGGCGATCTACCGGGAGATCCCGGTCGGCACCATCTTCTTCCTCGGCGGTGGCTTCCTGGAACTCGTCGGCCGCGGCGAGACCGGGCCGACGCCGGACATCGCCTTCTGGCTGCAGGTCCGCGACCTGCGCGCGACGCTGGCCGAACTGGCGGCCAAGGGGGTGGAGCCGGTGCGCGAGGCCAAGCGCGAGCCGTGGGGCCTGGACGAAGCCTGGATCGCCGATCCCGACGGCACCCGGATCGTGCTGGTCGAGGTCCCGGCGGGGCACCCGCTGCGCACCGACGTCCGGGACCACTCGAAGGACTGA
- a CDS encoding EamA family transporter has product MNVTALLLVLGAAVVHAGWNLAAKRVADGGARFVFLYYTVTAVLFAPIAAVSLLLTDARPQWTWLSAAAGTAVLHVAYGIVLQRGYAAGDLSVVYPLARGSGPLLSVLAAVLVLGERPGWLGLLGAFLVVAGVLVIGSGGGGGDPEQRRAGIFYGLLTGAAIAAYTLWDAHSVTDLAVPPLVYFSLGAVFQSALLAPYALRGAGTGRLWREHRREVLLVGVCSPVAYLLVLFAMRLAPVSLVAPARELSIVLGGLAGWLVLGEADPARRVFGSCVVLAGIAAIAVA; this is encoded by the coding sequence GTGAACGTGACGGCCCTGCTCCTCGTGCTCGGTGCCGCCGTCGTGCACGCCGGGTGGAACCTCGCCGCGAAGCGCGTCGCCGATGGTGGTGCGCGGTTCGTCTTCCTCTACTACACGGTGACCGCGGTCCTCTTCGCACCGATCGCGGCGGTCTCGCTGCTGCTCACCGACGCACGTCCACAGTGGACCTGGCTGTCGGCCGCCGCCGGCACCGCCGTGCTGCACGTGGCGTACGGGATCGTGCTGCAACGCGGCTACGCGGCCGGTGACCTGTCCGTGGTGTACCCGCTGGCCAGGGGCAGCGGGCCGTTGCTGTCGGTGCTGGCCGCGGTGCTGGTGCTCGGCGAACGCCCCGGCTGGCTCGGCCTGCTCGGCGCGTTCCTCGTGGTGGCCGGTGTGCTGGTGATCGGCAGCGGAGGCGGGGGCGGTGACCCGGAGCAGCGCCGCGCGGGCATCTTCTACGGCCTGCTCACCGGTGCCGCGATCGCCGCGTACACCCTGTGGGACGCGCATTCGGTGACCGACCTGGCCGTGCCGCCGCTGGTCTACTTCAGCCTCGGCGCCGTGTTCCAGAGCGCGCTGCTCGCGCCGTACGCCCTGCGTGGTGCCGGCACCGGCCGGTTGTGGCGGGAGCACCGGCGCGAGGTGCTGCTCGTCGGGGTGTGCTCGCCGGTGGCCTACCTGCTCGTGCTGTTCGCCATGCGGCTGGCGCCCGTGAGCCTGGTCGCACCGGCGCGTGAGCTGAGCATCGTGCTCGGCGGGCTGGCCGGCTGGCTGGTGCTGGGCGAAGCCGATCCGGCGCGGCGCGTGTTCGGTTCTTGTGTCGTGCTCGCCGGCATCGCCGCCATTGCGGTGGCGTGA
- a CDS encoding DUF6221 family protein: MTDLVAFLITRVNERQSLIMRTVQKGKTGDQLDHADLATQTEMRIRGLGTLELDSINRMIREVEATRLIIETHETGVTDRVAGFPLYGSDYWCEVCHVPGGEPGKNWCRTLRLLALPYQDHPGYRREWRP; encoded by the coding sequence GTGACCGATCTGGTGGCGTTCCTGATAACCAGGGTGAACGAACGCCAGAGCCTGATCATGCGGACGGTGCAGAAGGGCAAGACCGGCGACCAGCTCGACCACGCCGACCTCGCCACCCAGACCGAAATGCGGATCCGCGGCCTCGGCACGCTCGAACTCGATTCGATCAACCGCATGATCCGCGAGGTGGAGGCGACCCGTCTGATCATCGAAACGCATGAAACCGGGGTGACCGACCGGGTGGCCGGATTCCCCCTCTACGGCAGTGATTACTGGTGCGAGGTGTGCCACGTTCCCGGTGGTGAGCCGGGTAAGAACTGGTGCCGGACACTGCGGTTGCTGGCCCTGCCCTACCAGGACCACCCGGGGTACCGCCGGGAATGGCGCCCTTGA
- a CDS encoding SRPBCC family protein, translated as MTYARTGTIVVDQFMNAPPAKVWRALTDPGLHAKWWAPGDIAEHVGHEFHLRMPGYGDVPCTVVESRPHERFVYTFDGAWTLTWQLVPEGHGTRLLLEHSGFDLDDKRQREACERMGPGWRDGVLPRLAELVPAIG; from the coding sequence ATGACCTACGCCCGTACCGGCACCATCGTCGTCGATCAGTTCATGAACGCGCCGCCCGCGAAGGTGTGGCGGGCGCTGACCGATCCCGGCCTGCACGCGAAGTGGTGGGCGCCGGGGGACATCGCGGAGCACGTGGGGCACGAGTTCCACCTCCGGATGCCCGGGTACGGCGACGTGCCCTGCACCGTGGTGGAGTCCCGGCCGCACGAACGGTTCGTCTACACCTTCGACGGCGCCTGGACCCTGACCTGGCAGCTGGTCCCGGAAGGACACGGCACCCGGCTCCTGCTCGAGCACTCCGGCTTCGACCTCGACGACAAGCGGCAGCGCGAAGCCTGCGAGCGCATGGGGCCGGGGTGGCGCGACGGCGTCCTGCCCCGGCTCGCCGAGCTGGTCCCGGCGATCGGCTGA